The following coding sequences are from one Pigmentibacter sp. JX0631 window:
- a CDS encoding AAA family ATPase, with translation MIIEDKIEKNESLLLAEKLRPTKNSIHLLVGSAKKIWDRDLAQWRMNHKFHLILWGPPGSGKTTLARLLGENCNLPFIMLSGVRDGVKEIRTAIQNCSTPPILFIDEIHRLSRTQQDALLPILEYSEAWLIGATTESPTTELSAPFLSRVRCIYNGPLQEEDILHALEQGLNYLTINKPNIFQNKETNYIDYLKNVCFEKIAKMSGGDLRFSLNLLENICYCNSLEEETEVFANTLKSFTAKNHYDYISAMIKSMRGSDPDAALFYAITSLDKGEDPLFIARRCIIFASEDVSNADPQALTLALSAYKAIEAVGMPEGRIPLAQCVTYLASTFKSNRAYKAIETVRNWRQKAEENGMSIQPPVELTLKGKSKYKYPHDFENSFVSFNYLPDSIVELKRTEKKPAYLPTDNGVESRLKSRLSELWKKK, from the coding sequence ATGATTATCGAAGATAAAATAGAAAAAAATGAATCTTTGCTTCTAGCAGAAAAATTGCGACCTACTAAAAACTCTATCCATTTATTGGTGGGATCTGCAAAAAAAATATGGGATAGAGACTTAGCACAATGGAGAATGAATCATAAATTTCACTTAATATTATGGGGGCCGCCAGGATCTGGCAAAACAACATTAGCTAGACTCCTTGGAGAAAACTGTAACCTTCCTTTTATTATGCTCTCGGGTGTGAGAGATGGAGTAAAAGAAATTCGCACTGCTATTCAAAATTGTTCAACTCCGCCTATTTTATTTATTGATGAAATTCATAGATTATCTAGAACACAACAAGATGCTTTGTTACCTATTTTAGAATATTCAGAAGCTTGGCTTATTGGAGCAACTACAGAATCTCCTACAACTGAATTAAGCGCTCCTTTTTTAAGTAGAGTAAGATGTATTTATAATGGACCACTCCAAGAAGAGGATATCCTTCATGCTTTAGAGCAAGGGTTAAATTATTTAACAATAAATAAACCAAATATTTTTCAAAATAAAGAAACAAATTATATTGATTACTTAAAAAACGTTTGCTTTGAAAAAATTGCGAAAATGAGTGGTGGAGACTTAAGATTTTCCTTAAACTTACTAGAAAATATTTGTTACTGTAATTCTCTTGAAGAAGAAACCGAAGTTTTTGCTAATACTTTAAAATCATTTACAGCAAAAAATCATTATGACTATATCAGTGCAATGATTAAAAGTATGCGCGGCAGCGATCCAGATGCTGCTTTGTTTTATGCGATAACCTCTTTAGATAAAGGTGAAGATCCTTTATTTATAGCTAGAAGGTGTATTATTTTTGCTAGTGAAGATGTAAGTAATGCCGATCCTCAAGCCTTAACTTTAGCTTTAAGTGCATATAAAGCCATTGAGGCTGTAGGAATGCCTGAAGGCAGAATACCACTTGCACAATGTGTTACTTATTTAGCTAGTACCTTTAAAAGTAACAGAGCCTATAAAGCTATTGAAACAGTAAGAAATTGGCGCCAAAAAGCAGAAGAAAATGGAATGTCAATTCAACCACCTGTTGAATTGACTCTAAAAGGTAAAAGTAAATATAAATATCCTCATGATTTTGAAAATTCTTTTGTTTCTTTTAATTATCTACCAGATTCTATTGTAGAGTTAAAAAGAACAGAAAAAAAACCAGCCTATCTTCCAACTGATAATGGGGTAGAAAGTCGCTTAAAAAGTAGATTGTCAGAGCTTTGGAAGAAAAAATAA
- the rpsF gene encoding 30S ribosomal protein S6, producing the protein MREYEAMIIAKADLPEAELSKMVSKWETIIGTDGGQVVKKETWGVRRLAYPINKQTRGNYFVYDVATNQANIHELERILKLEENVLRSMVIKLADSVNVEARRLELQKQAEAAAQRAAEAAREKAEAESLGARRGQED; encoded by the coding sequence ATGCGTGAATACGAAGCAATGATTATTGCAAAGGCTGACTTACCTGAAGCTGAACTATCCAAAATGGTCTCTAAATGGGAGACTATCATTGGAACAGATGGTGGACAAGTAGTCAAAAAAGAGACTTGGGGCGTTCGTCGTCTCGCTTATCCAATAAATAAACAAACACGTGGTAACTACTTCGTTTATGATGTTGCTACAAATCAAGCAAATATTCATGAACTAGAGCGTATTCTTAAATTAGAAGAAAATGTTCTACGTTCTATGGTAATAAAACTTGCTGATAGCGTAAATGTTGAAGCACGTCGTCTAGAACTACAAAAACAAGCAGAAGCTGCTGCTCAACGTGCAGCAGAAGCCGCGCGTGAAAAAGCAGAAGCTGAATCCTTGGGTGCACGTAGAGGACAAGAAGACTAA
- a CDS encoding ATP-dependent RecD-like DNA helicase, whose protein sequence is MSQEVVGVLAKIIFENERGDFRVADFIDPQTAKRFRASGKIFLSQKADARQKYRLIGNWENNPKYGESFVAIYSEAARPAEAKGIAPYLANNVKGVGEATALKLVEALNIKNIDMLVRICKEDKEKIYSFFGSKRKKTAENVITSMITDEVFRSVMIFLHEHNIPPKFAKRIYEKYGAHSLNNLKENPYRLIADFRQVGFKRADAIAEKLGVPPTSPFRMEAAFVYTLEVAQDDGHCCLPRDLLIDKARDILGVKINPVFSREFVLDNLRQVYKKNREVKNESFIIRDTTIFKNNQNIENEVLFYLPEVIKMEDDVAGFISSLLNKSIATEYKEQQILKELDAGDKNIDELFPHLPWDKLSDEQQTAVRMSLDSRIMVLTGGPGCGKTFVLKAIYGIQRALNRKVALCAPTGLAAKRMTHSIGEHASTLHKLLGLGRKKEEQVNIIEELEGNTSALDNFNVVIIDESSMLSLDLFHSLLSSLGPNRRLILVGDVDQLPSVGAGNCLRDIIKSNKVPIARLTKIFRQSSESPIPIAAREIISGNKPNFNFVSYSPIFSSPEPIAFIPCSTQTFFDLLQNFLSNTIPNIYELDPVKNVQILVPMRKTEVGQENINKVMQNFLNPSSENKKECSLAFGGILREGDKVIQTKNNYELDVFNGDLGFCKAITKTKDKLEVTIEFSDKTVAYEDEDIDDLQLCYAMTVHKSQGSEFPLCIIPMFGVYYSMLDRNLLYTAVTRASKYIIIFGEEWSIKKAVASQNAIKRHTFLDSLIES, encoded by the coding sequence GTGTCGCAAGAAGTTGTAGGGGTCCTAGCAAAAATTATCTTTGAAAATGAAAGGGGAGATTTTAGAGTTGCTGATTTCATTGATCCACAAACTGCCAAAAGATTTAGAGCTTCAGGAAAAATTTTTCTTTCCCAAAAAGCAGATGCTAGGCAGAAATACAGGCTCATAGGAAATTGGGAAAATAACCCTAAGTATGGAGAGTCTTTTGTAGCTATCTACTCAGAAGCGGCAAGACCTGCTGAAGCAAAAGGAATCGCGCCATATCTTGCTAATAACGTCAAAGGGGTTGGAGAGGCCACTGCATTAAAACTTGTAGAAGCTCTAAATATCAAGAATATTGATATGTTAGTGCGAATTTGCAAAGAAGATAAAGAAAAAATTTATTCATTTTTTGGTTCTAAGCGAAAAAAAACAGCTGAAAATGTCATCACTTCTATGATTACCGACGAAGTCTTTAGAAGTGTGATGATATTTCTTCATGAACATAATATTCCTCCAAAATTTGCAAAAAGAATTTATGAAAAATACGGAGCGCATTCTTTAAACAATTTAAAAGAAAATCCATATCGATTAATAGCAGATTTTAGACAAGTAGGCTTTAAAAGAGCCGATGCTATTGCTGAAAAATTAGGAGTTCCACCCACTTCACCATTTCGCATGGAAGCCGCATTTGTTTACACTTTAGAAGTGGCACAGGATGATGGCCATTGCTGTTTACCAAGAGATCTTTTAATTGATAAAGCTCGAGATATTCTTGGTGTGAAAATAAATCCGGTTTTTTCACGTGAATTTGTCTTAGATAATTTAAGACAAGTATACAAAAAAAATCGTGAAGTAAAAAATGAAAGTTTTATAATTCGTGATACAACAATTTTTAAAAACAATCAAAATATCGAAAATGAAGTATTATTTTACTTACCTGAAGTAATTAAAATGGAAGATGATGTTGCTGGTTTTATTTCTAGTTTACTTAATAAAAGTATAGCTACTGAATACAAAGAACAACAAATATTAAAAGAATTAGATGCTGGTGACAAAAATATCGATGAATTATTTCCTCATTTACCTTGGGATAAATTATCTGATGAACAGCAAACGGCTGTCAGAATGAGCCTTGATTCGCGTATAATGGTTCTAACAGGAGGACCAGGTTGTGGAAAAACCTTTGTACTAAAGGCAATATATGGAATACAAAGAGCTTTAAATCGCAAAGTGGCATTGTGCGCTCCAACTGGTCTTGCCGCAAAAAGAATGACTCATTCAATTGGTGAACACGCCAGTACTTTACATAAATTACTTGGATTAGGCAGAAAAAAAGAGGAACAAGTAAATATTATTGAAGAACTTGAAGGCAATACTAGTGCATTAGATAATTTTAATGTTGTTATAATTGATGAAAGCTCTATGCTTAGCCTTGATTTATTTCATTCGTTACTTTCATCTCTGGGCCCCAATCGCAGATTAATATTAGTTGGAGACGTTGATCAATTACCTAGTGTTGGCGCAGGAAATTGTTTAAGAGATATTATTAAATCTAATAAAGTACCAATAGCTCGTTTAACAAAAATATTTCGCCAAAGTTCAGAAAGCCCAATACCTATAGCAGCAAGAGAAATTATCTCTGGCAATAAACCAAATTTTAATTTTGTAAGTTACTCTCCAATATTTTCTTCTCCTGAACCTATTGCATTTATTCCATGCTCAACACAAACATTTTTTGATCTCTTACAAAACTTTTTATCCAACACTATTCCAAACATATATGAGCTTGATCCGGTAAAAAATGTTCAAATTTTGGTTCCTATGCGAAAAACTGAGGTTGGCCAAGAAAATATAAATAAAGTAATGCAAAATTTTCTCAATCCTTCTTCTGAAAATAAAAAAGAATGCTCATTAGCATTTGGTGGAATATTAAGAGAAGGTGATAAAGTTATTCAAACTAAAAATAATTATGAGTTAGATGTTTTTAATGGAGATCTTGGCTTTTGTAAAGCAATTACTAAAACAAAAGACAAGCTAGAAGTAACAATTGAATTTAGCGATAAAACTGTGGCATATGAAGATGAAGATATTGATGATTTACAACTTTGTTATGCAATGACTGTCCACAAATCACAAGGCTCTGAATTTCCTTTATGTATCATTCCTATGTTTGGCGTTTATTATAGTATGTTAGATAGAAATTTACTTTACACAGCAGTAACTAGGGCAAGTAAATATATCATTATTTTTGGTGAAGAATGGTCAATAAAAAAAGCTGTTGCTAGCCAAAATGCAATTAAAAGACACACTTTTTTAGACAGCTTAATTGAATCTTAA
- a CDS encoding neutral/alkaline non-lysosomal ceramidase N-terminal domain-containing protein: MNSFKLGILIISLYFIVACQIEINKPPFNASNNENSLFFPADSSGGMGSLSSNLQVGMSAKSIYPNFPVSLSGFGSPLRRLIPPDLINIGDSSTFCKPFQNIDHSPRIKVILFKGKNNSQDMYYLLINLDIIAIPSDFNLKMIKELQNNFPSLNLSHANVQFIATHTHSGPAGLTENPFWAAAVCDRFNPKIYELVRAQIFSGLNDAISNLGTIQSYDNANYTASGYNFTRFAGMEVDRSTYYLNLKDVSSNSLACFKVFSGHPTWYGAAELTLSGDFAGYLEESLQNLTHSTNCAFFNSVVGNASINAIDNITDRKTFANTFVNETIANISNNSNLLSLNYGTLFITLPGFQINFTGCGISFGIIPEKYFSDIISIKSTDITNNITKISWFSLGSTYFFLFPGEPLFDTKQLLQSMLATYFPTISSIVVLSTANDYVGYLMTSSNYLVKNMDTCSTIHGPNTSASIIDGFKNSLNQFGL, from the coding sequence ATGAATAGTTTTAAATTGGGAATTCTAATTATATCATTGTATTTTATTGTTGCTTGCCAGATTGAAATCAATAAACCTCCTTTTAATGCTTCTAATAATGAAAACAGTCTTTTTTTTCCAGCAGACTCAAGTGGAGGAATGGGATCTCTTTCCTCCAATTTGCAAGTTGGCATGAGCGCAAAATCAATTTACCCAAACTTTCCAGTAAGCTTATCAGGATTTGGCTCACCACTACGTAGATTAATTCCTCCTGATTTAATTAATATTGGGGATAGCTCAACTTTTTGTAAACCTTTTCAAAATATTGATCATTCACCGAGAATAAAAGTAATTCTTTTCAAAGGAAAAAATAACTCCCAAGATATGTATTACTTACTTATTAACTTAGATATAATTGCTATTCCAAGTGATTTTAATTTAAAAATGATAAAAGAACTACAAAATAATTTTCCTAGTTTAAATTTAAGTCATGCAAATGTTCAATTTATTGCTACACATACCCATTCTGGTCCTGCAGGATTAACAGAAAATCCTTTTTGGGCTGCGGCTGTTTGTGATAGATTTAATCCAAAGATCTACGAACTTGTAAGAGCACAAATTTTTTCTGGATTAAATGATGCAATAAGTAATTTAGGAACAATCCAGTCTTATGATAATGCAAATTATACTGCATCCGGATACAACTTTACTAGATTTGCAGGAATGGAGGTTGATAGATCTACATATTATTTAAATTTAAAAGACGTAAGTTCAAATTCGCTTGCTTGTTTCAAAGTATTTAGTGGTCATCCTACTTGGTATGGAGCTGCGGAGTTAACATTAAGTGGTGACTTTGCTGGATATTTAGAAGAATCTCTTCAAAATTTAACACACTCTACAAATTGTGCTTTTTTTAATTCTGTAGTAGGAAATGCATCAATAAATGCCATAGATAATATAACTGATAGAAAAACATTTGCAAACACGTTTGTTAACGAAACTATCGCAAATATATCAAATAATTCCAATTTATTGAGTTTAAATTATGGAACTTTATTTATTACTTTACCTGGATTTCAAATTAACTTTACTGGTTGTGGTATAAGTTTTGGAATAATACCAGAAAAATATTTTTCGGATATTATTTCTATAAAATCTACTGATATAACAAATAATATTACAAAAATTTCTTGGTTTTCACTAGGATCAACTTATTTCTTTTTATTTCCGGGAGAACCTCTCTTTGATACAAAACAGCTTCTTCAATCAATGCTAGCTACTTACTTTCCAACTATTTCATCAATTGTAGTATTATCAACTGCTAATGATTATGTTGGTTATCTAATGACTAGTAGCAATTATTTAGTTAAAAACATGGATACTTGTTCAACTATTCATGGCCCAAATACCTCTGCAAGTATAATAGACGGATTTAAAAACTCTTTAAATCAATTTGGCCTATAA
- a CDS encoding tetratricopeptide repeat protein has translation MKHLKDAKLLIEEGDSAGAMEVLENLLSLSPRNTEAIRMKAFILDAWGRFDESLSLLHTLGKLSSSEEEPYAELDKRIDEDRESLIYSRLTPEGRWYFQFSPLQMLISLIGLMGCFLFLITSPTFFEHSKSSIPPGLLFSFFTLVVIPWFMLLLINMHGIKKILVGLAGIQVFYGMKKIEYSWEQMGHVVIEYDPNLKEDYLHMIVYSRLTREPLFNFDISKTKSVVRARRHFVRLILSYIDTVSYVPRGKATNKEENTINSNNNKNDSAA, from the coding sequence ATGAAACATTTGAAAGATGCTAAATTACTAATAGAAGAGGGCGATTCAGCAGGGGCGATGGAAGTTCTAGAGAATTTGCTTTCTCTATCACCTAGAAACACTGAAGCGATAAGAATGAAAGCTTTTATCCTAGATGCTTGGGGAAGATTCGATGAATCTTTATCTCTTTTGCATACTTTGGGCAAGTTGTCTTCTTCGGAAGAAGAGCCTTATGCCGAACTAGATAAAAGAATAGATGAGGATAGAGAGTCACTAATTTATAGCAGATTGACTCCAGAGGGGAGATGGTACTTTCAATTTTCACCTTTGCAAATGCTCATCTCGTTAATAGGCTTAATGGGATGTTTTTTATTTTTGATAACAAGTCCAACTTTTTTTGAACATTCAAAATCTTCCATTCCTCCAGGTTTGTTATTTTCATTTTTTACTTTAGTTGTTATTCCTTGGTTTATGTTACTTTTAATCAATATGCATGGAATTAAAAAGATTTTAGTTGGACTTGCTGGAATTCAAGTATTTTATGGAATGAAAAAAATTGAATATAGTTGGGAGCAAATGGGGCATGTTGTGATAGAATATGATCCTAATTTAAAAGAAGATTATTTACATATGATAGTATATTCACGCTTAACTCGAGAACCTCTTTTTAATTTTGATATTTCAAAAACAAAAAGTGTAGTTCGGGCAAGAAGACATTTTGTCCGTTTAATTCTTAGTTACATTGATACTGTAAGTTATGTTCCAAGAGGGAAAGCAACAAATAAAGAAGAAAATACTATTAATAGTAACAATAATAAAAATGATTCTGCTGCCTAA
- a CDS encoding amino acid adenylation domain-containing protein, whose product MKREIVAPKILLPYYYSWKINENNTNYNVCFSYSLPMNISIEKLKSCILKLVEYRPALRANFGFKNNEVKYYVHDILAPIFYELSAKCEDDFKNLLNKVKNINHDLHNESLIKVGFIRKIYSLDTEIIFNIHHSIIDGTSLDKFILDLSSLYNEGSILEESTESHLNSFLILNKNEQNLNENNIKLYANLLSEISLKNEKISIKNNEIINTSKFALDHSELKKLKAFTEKYNISLFNFLLVCWCIFETKLLNKEFCITNYPVNIRNNKEVSGCMLNNIYFPFIYKKNSNIEEVLKGLKKQLPFLKKLHHISPVDLFDKNDSKLSHFAYSGFAKLRDLQLQNFHIAGNAFPQMANSSLGMRYVETEQSLHLLSECYESILPQNIACELSKRFANFVGKLVDNSTSNFQKIDILFENERATLLKKNVSKPNKDPGNSIVSLFRKISEKFPEKYAAVEGDNKITYKNLNEKSDKLAKFLSAKTSSENIIGILIDNKIEMLIGILGVLKSGNSYLPLSPDTPRERIEYILKDSNVTTVLSLKKYSNLISSARQFYDLEDEILYSLTEKFSAQYQKSPSDLSAYVIYTSGSTGHPKGVLVNQHSVINLIENCKNLFNISENDNISKYSSFSFDASVIEIFVSILNGCTLYFVPEKMRYNINLLNDFFHTNNITFTFLTTKIAEVFMELENFSLKTLLTGGEKLKAFKKNNYNLVNAYGPTETTVFVTSYNVQQYDENIPIGKAIENVDVYILDKELNPCLYGMRGEIYIGGEALAIGYINNDALTKENFIINPFCQEKEEKYNRLYRTGDIGIKLFDDSILISGRLDSQIKICGYRIELSEIEKQLLSFPDIINAAVVAYDDASGYKYLCAYIEGKSKIIIEELEEYLNLQLPEYMLPKKIIQLEKIPLNYNGKTDIKALKMPKDLFTISKVYFPPINSYEEKISTFFKEILQIERVNRTDDFFSLGGNSIKAIQLITRMQKSFNIDISSIYKLRSIDKIAEKVRIDEET is encoded by the coding sequence ATGAAAAGAGAAATCGTTGCTCCTAAAATCTTATTACCTTATTACTATTCTTGGAAAATAAATGAAAATAATACAAATTATAACGTGTGTTTTTCATATAGCTTACCAATGAATATATCAATTGAAAAATTAAAATCATGTATTTTAAAGCTTGTAGAGTATAGACCAGCCTTGAGAGCAAATTTTGGATTCAAAAATAATGAAGTAAAATACTACGTCCATGATATTTTAGCTCCAATATTCTATGAATTAAGCGCAAAATGCGAGGATGATTTTAAAAATTTATTGAACAAAGTAAAAAATATAAATCATGATTTACATAATGAATCATTAATCAAAGTAGGGTTCATCAGAAAAATTTATAGTTTAGATACTGAAATTATATTTAACATTCATCATTCAATAATTGATGGAACTTCACTAGACAAATTTATTTTAGATCTAAGCTCTTTATACAATGAAGGTAGTATTCTAGAAGAAAGTACTGAATCACATTTAAATTCTTTTTTAATTCTAAATAAAAATGAACAAAATTTAAATGAGAACAATATTAAATTATATGCTAATTTATTAAGTGAAATTTCTTTAAAAAATGAAAAAATATCTATAAAAAACAATGAAATTATAAACACTTCCAAATTTGCATTAGATCATTCAGAATTAAAAAAATTAAAAGCATTTACAGAAAAATATAATATTAGTTTGTTTAATTTTCTTTTAGTATGCTGGTGTATTTTTGAAACAAAACTATTAAATAAAGAATTTTGCATCACTAATTACCCAGTTAATATAAGAAATAACAAAGAAGTTTCAGGTTGTATGTTAAATAATATCTACTTTCCTTTTATCTATAAGAAAAATTCCAATATAGAAGAAGTTCTGAAAGGTTTAAAAAAACAACTGCCTTTTCTTAAAAAGCTTCACCATATTAGTCCAGTAGATCTTTTCGATAAAAATGATAGCAAACTAAGTCATTTCGCCTATTCAGGATTTGCTAAACTAAGAGATTTGCAATTACAAAATTTTCATATTGCAGGAAACGCTTTTCCCCAAATGGCTAACTCAAGTTTAGGTATGCGCTATGTGGAAACAGAACAATCTTTACATTTATTATCTGAATGTTATGAAAGCATTCTTCCACAAAATATAGCCTGTGAACTCAGCAAAAGATTTGCCAATTTTGTAGGAAAATTAGTTGACAATTCTACAAGCAACTTTCAAAAAATTGATATACTTTTTGAAAACGAAAGAGCAACTCTTTTAAAAAAAAATGTTTCCAAACCGAACAAAGATCCTGGGAATTCAATTGTTTCTCTCTTTAGAAAGATATCTGAAAAATTTCCAGAAAAATACGCTGCGGTTGAAGGCGATAATAAAATAACATATAAAAATTTAAATGAAAAATCAGATAAATTAGCTAAGTTTCTCAGCGCAAAAACCTCTAGTGAGAACATAATTGGCATTTTAATTGATAATAAAATAGAAATGTTAATTGGTATTCTGGGAGTATTAAAATCAGGAAATTCTTACCTACCTTTATCCCCAGATACTCCTCGCGAAAGAATTGAGTATATTTTAAAAGACAGTAATGTAACAACTGTTTTAAGCTTAAAAAAATATTCAAATTTAATATCTTCAGCAAGGCAATTTTATGATTTGGAAGATGAAATTTTATATTCACTAACTGAAAAATTCTCCGCACAATATCAAAAATCTCCTTCCGATTTATCAGCTTATGTTATTTATACCTCTGGCTCTACAGGTCATCCCAAAGGTGTCCTAGTCAATCAGCATAGTGTCATTAACTTAATAGAAAATTGTAAAAATTTATTTAATATTAGTGAAAATGATAATATTTCTAAGTATTCTTCTTTTAGTTTTGATGCCTCAGTAATTGAAATCTTTGTCTCTATACTAAATGGTTGTACGTTATATTTTGTTCCAGAAAAAATGCGCTACAATATTAATCTACTAAATGATTTTTTTCATACCAATAATATCACTTTTACATTTTTAACCACTAAAATTGCAGAAGTTTTTATGGAATTAGAAAATTTTTCTTTAAAAACTTTACTTACTGGAGGAGAAAAATTAAAAGCATTTAAAAAAAATAACTACAATTTAGTAAATGCATATGGTCCTACTGAAACAACTGTATTTGTTACTTCATATAATGTTCAACAGTATGACGAAAATATACCAATAGGAAAAGCAATAGAGAATGTTGATGTTTACATTTTAGATAAAGAATTAAATCCATGCTTGTATGGAATGCGGGGAGAGATTTATATTGGTGGAGAAGCACTAGCTATTGGATATATTAATAATGATGCGCTTACGAAAGAAAACTTTATAATCAATCCTTTTTGTCAAGAGAAAGAAGAAAAATATAACAGACTTTATAGAACAGGTGATATTGGGATAAAGTTATTTGATGATAGTATTTTAATTTCAGGAAGATTAGATTCACAGATAAAAATTTGTGGATATAGAATTGAATTATCAGAAATTGAAAAACAATTATTATCTTTTCCTGATATAATAAATGCAGCAGTAGTTGCCTATGATGATGCTAGTGGGTATAAATATTTATGTGCTTATATTGAAGGTAAAAGCAAGATTATAATTGAAGAATTGGAAGAATATTTAAATCTTCAATTACCTGAATATATGCTTCCTAAAAAAATAATTCAATTAGAAAAAATACCTTTAAATTATAATGGCAAAACTGACATAAAAGCTTTAAAAATGCCTAAGGACTTATTTACAATTAGCAAAGTGTATTTTCCACCTATAAATTCTTATGAGGAGAAAATAAGTACTTTTTTTAAAGAAATTCTTCAAATAGAAAGAGTAAACAGAACTGATGACTTTTTCTCACTCGGCGGAAATTCTATCAAGGCAATTCAACTTATTACAAGAATGCAGAAAAGCTTTAACATTGATATTTCTTCTATTTACAAGCTAAGATCAATCGATAAAATTGCGGAAAAAGTAAGGATAGATGAGGAGACTTAA
- the rplI gene encoding 50S ribosomal protein L9 produces the protein MLVLLQANVPNLGHIGDLVKVKAGYARNYLFPRELAVLADERNKKLLDHQRRQADAKKQKDLTSAKELAATISALSLTIQKPVGEEDKIFGTVTTQELADAFRAAGHEIDRRMISILDEIKLVGVYKGVVKLHPEVSAQFNIWVVAQN, from the coding sequence ATGCTCGTACTTTTACAAGCAAATGTACCAAATTTAGGTCATATCGGGGACCTTGTTAAGGTAAAAGCTGGCTATGCTAGAAACTATCTTTTTCCTCGTGAATTAGCTGTTTTAGCTGATGAAAGAAATAAAAAACTATTAGATCATCAACGTAGACAAGCTGATGCTAAAAAACAAAAAGATCTTACTAGTGCTAAAGAACTTGCAGCTACTATTAGTGCTCTTTCTTTAACCATCCAAAAACCAGTAGGTGAAGAAGATAAAATTTTCGGTACAGTTACTACACAAGAACTAGCTGATGCTTTCCGTGCAGCTGGACATGAAATTGACCGCCGTATGATTTCTATCCTTGATGAAATCAAACTTGTTGGTGTTTATAAAGGTGTAGTTAAACTTCATCCAGAGGTTTCTGCTCAATTCAATATTTGGGTTGTTGCGCAAAACTAA
- a CDS encoding flavodoxin family protein — translation MSQISIVYHSGYGHTEKAAKAVLEGVKSVANTTAHLISVANIDSNWDVLKNSSAIIFGSPTYMGSASAPFKDFMDKSSKIWMTQDWKDKIAGGFTVSGSQSGDKLSTLEQFMVFAAQHGMIWVSLGILPGNNSSKSSVNDLNRLGSSIGPMAQANVDQGADAMIESDLKTLNLYGKRITEIALKFNKA, via the coding sequence ATGTCGCAAATTTCTATAGTCTATCATTCAGGATACGGTCATACTGAAAAAGCTGCTAAGGCCGTTTTAGAAGGTGTTAAGTCTGTTGCAAATACAACAGCCCATTTAATTTCAGTAGCAAATATTGACTCAAATTGGGATGTGTTAAAAAATTCTAGCGCAATTATTTTTGGTTCTCCTACTTATATGGGGAGTGCTTCCGCCCCTTTCAAAGATTTCATGGATAAAAGCTCAAAAATTTGGATGACACAGGACTGGAAAGATAAAATTGCTGGAGGCTTTACTGTTTCGGGAAGTCAAAGTGGCGATAAATTAAGTACTTTAGAACAGTTTATGGTTTTTGCAGCACAACATGGAATGATTTGGGTTTCTTTAGGTATTTTACCAGGAAATAATTCAAGTAAATCAAGTGTAAATGACTTAAATAGATTAGGTTCTTCTATTGGGCCTATGGCACAAGCAAATGTAGATCAAGGAGCTGATGCCATGATAGAAAGCGATCTAAAAACTTTGAATTTGTATGGCAAAAGGATAACTGAAATAGCTCTTAAGTTTAATAAAGCATAA